A section of the Anaerohalosphaeraceae bacterium genome encodes:
- the guaA gene encoding glutamine-hydrolyzing GMP synthase — MHEQIVIVDFGSQYVQLIARRVREHKVYSEIVQPSMPLEKILRPGLKGIILSGGPASVYAPNAPMCDRRLFEAGVPILGICYGMQAGCKLLGAQVSSAPAREYGRTALTILRQDDLFRGLPEHTTVWMSHGDQVQQLPDDFVPLAETPTCPVAAVRHKNGRFWGVQFHPEVTHTPRGQEIIRNFLYDICGCRGDWQVSDFVQEAIETVRRKVGSSRVICGLSGGVDSAVTATLLHKAIGDQLVCIFVDNGLLRKNEREGVVATFRNHFHIDLRVVDWGKQFLAKLAGVTDPQKKRKIIGAEFIEAFKSEAAKIPDARFLAQGTLYPDVIESGKKDGNLAANIKLHHNVGGLPEQLGFELVEPLRDLFKDEVRLVGEYLGLPEEMVWRHPFPGPGLAVRIIGEVTEPKLAILREADDILIEEIKAAGLYRSVSQTLAVLLPIGTVGVMGDERSYEHVIAIRSVDTTDFMTADFSRIPYEVLGRIANRIINEVRGVNRVVYDISSKPPATIEWE; from the coding sequence ATGCATGAGCAGATTGTCATTGTGGATTTCGGCAGTCAGTATGTGCAGCTGATTGCCCGTCGGGTTCGAGAGCATAAGGTTTATTCGGAGATTGTCCAGCCGAGTATGCCGCTGGAGAAGATTCTGCGTCCGGGACTGAAAGGGATTATTCTTTCGGGCGGGCCGGCCAGCGTCTATGCCCCGAATGCACCGATGTGCGACCGCCGGCTGTTTGAGGCAGGGGTGCCGATTTTGGGGATTTGCTACGGGATGCAGGCGGGCTGCAAACTGCTGGGGGCGCAGGTCTCTTCGGCTCCGGCCCGCGAGTACGGACGCACGGCCCTGACCATCCTCCGTCAGGATGATTTGTTCCGGGGCCTTCCGGAGCATACAACCGTCTGGATGAGCCACGGCGACCAGGTGCAGCAGCTTCCGGATGATTTCGTTCCGCTGGCCGAGACGCCGACCTGTCCTGTTGCGGCGGTTCGGCACAAAAACGGGCGGTTCTGGGGGGTTCAGTTCCATCCGGAAGTGACGCATACGCCCCGCGGACAGGAAATCATCCGCAACTTCCTGTATGATATCTGCGGCTGCCGGGGCGACTGGCAGGTGAGCGATTTTGTCCAGGAGGCGATTGAGACCGTCCGTCGAAAAGTGGGCTCCTCGAGGGTGATTTGCGGCCTGTCGGGCGGGGTTGATTCGGCGGTCACGGCGACCCTCCTGCACAAGGCCATAGGCGACCAGCTGGTCTGCATCTTTGTGGATAACGGGCTGCTGCGCAAAAACGAACGTGAAGGCGTTGTGGCGACCTTCCGCAATCATTTTCATATTGACCTGCGGGTGGTGGATTGGGGAAAGCAGTTTCTGGCGAAGCTGGCCGGTGTGACGGACCCGCAGAAAAAACGCAAAATCATCGGAGCGGAGTTTATTGAAGCGTTCAAGTCCGAAGCCGCCAAAATTCCGGATGCGCGTTTTCTGGCACAGGGTACGCTGTATCCGGATGTGATTGAATCGGGCAAAAAGGACGGCAATCTGGCGGCGAACATCAAACTGCATCACAACGTCGGCGGACTGCCGGAGCAGCTGGGGTTTGAACTGGTTGAGCCGCTGCGGGATTTGTTTAAGGATGAGGTGCGGCTGGTCGGGGAGTACCTGGGGCTGCCGGAAGAGATGGTCTGGCGGCATCCGTTCCCCGGGCCCGGACTGGCGGTGCGGATTATCGGAGAGGTGACCGAGCCGAAACTGGCCATTCTGCGGGAGGCGGATGATATTTTGATTGAGGAAATCAAGGCGGCGGGGCTGTATCGGAGCGTCAGCCAGACGCTGGCGGTTCTGCTGCCGATAGGAACGGTCGGCGTGATGGGGGACGAGCGCAGCTACGAGCATGTGATTGCGATTCGTTCGGTGGATACGACGGACTTTATGACGGCGGATTTCTCACGGATTCCTTATGAGGTACTCGGGCGGATTGCCAACCGGATTATCAATGAGGTGCGCGGGGTCAATCGCGTGGTGTATGATATATCGAGCAAGCCGCCTGCGACGATTGAGTGGGAATAA